In Drosophila yakuba strain Tai18E2 chromosome X, Prin_Dyak_Tai18E2_2.1, whole genome shotgun sequence, a single genomic region encodes these proteins:
- the LOC6525720 gene encoding RING finger protein 121 encodes MHQEHMDLHAPVDLNKSLDEMTPEERMRAQHQLMVEKHRGHDAMHSEMVIILFVTLVIAQIILVEWKKRHYRSYAFVTLLAMWLIPLIISVSFGWLRFIIIWLVFTCITALVMRRAISKPIQGTTPRLVYKWFYFIYKLSYGLGLVGYLVIMAAFLGMNYMFSQPPNTWMDVGLMFCFYGLYIGVLGRDISEICSDKMAAAIGYYTPQGIPTRHLDQNVCAVCGNQLLVSEKEEGVIENTYKLSCNHVFHEFCIRGWCIVGKKQTCPYCKEKVDLQKMFRNPWEKPHVLYGRLLDWIRWLVAWQPLIFFIVQGINWMLGLE; translated from the exons ATGCACCAGGAACACATGGACCTGCATGCGCCCGTGGACTTGAACAAG TCCCTGGACGAGATGACGCCGGAGGAGCGAATGCG AGCGCAGCACCAACTGATGGTGGAGAAACATCGCGGCCACGACGCCATGCACTCCGAAATGGTGATTATTCTGTTTGTCACCCTGGTCATTGCCCAGATCATTCTGGTTGAGTGGAAGAAGCGGCACTACAGATCCTACGCTTTCGTCACCCTGCTGGCCATGTGGCTTATTCCGCTGATCATCTCCGTTAGCTTCGGCTGGCTGCGCTTCATAATCATCTGGCTGGTGTTCACCTGCATCACGGCACTGGTTATGCGCCGGGCCATCAGCAAGCCCATTCAGGGCACAACGCCTAG GCTCGTCTACAAGTGGTTCTACTTCATCTACAAGCTCAGCTATGGCCTTGGCCTTGTGGGCTATCTGGTGATCATGGCCGCCTTCCTGGGCATGAACTACATGTTCTCGCAGCCTCCAAACACCTGGATGGATGTGGGCCTGATGTTCTGCTTCTACGGCCTGTACATCGGTGTACTGGGACGCGATATATCCGAGATATGTTCGGATAAGATGGCGGCAGCTATTGGC TACTACACACCTCAGGGCATTCCCACCCGACATCTTGATCAGAATGTCTGCGCAGTGTGTGGCAATCAGTTGCTTGTCTCGGAGAAGGAAGAGGGCGTCATTGAGAACACCTACAAGTTGTCTTGTAACCACGTATTCCACGAGTTCTGTATACGTGGCTGGTGCATTGTGGGCAAGAAGCAGACGTGTCCCTACTGCAAGGAAAAGGTCGATCTCCAGAAGATGTTCCGCAATCC GTGGGAGAAGCCGCACGTATTGTACGGTCGCCTGCTGGACTGGATTCGCTGGCTGGTGGCCTGGCAACCGCTCATCTTTTTCATAGTACAAGGCATCAACTGGATGCTGGGACTGGAGTAG
- the LOC6525721 gene encoding uncharacterized protein LOC6525721, with translation MQTEHWGSLPAEDDGVQLTPDKYVPTAAKKPKLDEIRLRGDLQPDEKHHKVELKSALVTQTIEVMKQTEVLQSLIETYSNKNGSSNYLLNPCLMIPEVDFPPENAAELVGSQKFQKPIWFTPSVDTAYSRGDPQAYPEISSSACRQAMRKVMCGMLRLAGFTDCSESAVQLLTDATEEFLRSFIGEYRGYYDSQPRLQKSTVLQLVPLERAHVALTGTSLTQVHNYYKHKVLARNRVEIGEFNSVLQEYDKLMKESQSSMQKQHNEFNGHDFLNILDNSATGSSQSIGGNLAMGDMLQDLGGSTGSSGTVSSQQMLYGLLDGQISSNTSNMTGTSGNGSTGGNGNGNGATVSNFHATFET, from the exons ATGCAAACGGAGCACTGGGGCTCCCTGCCCGCAGAGGACGACGGTGTCCAACTAACACCGGACAAATACGTTCCCACGGCGGCCAAGAAACCCAAGCTGGACGAGATTCGTCTGCGCGGCGATCTGCAACCGGATGAAAAACA CCACAAGGTGGAACTGAAAAGCGCGCTGGTTACCCAGACCATCGAGGTGATGAAGCAAACCGAAGTTCTGCAGTCCCTCATCGAAACGTACtccaataaaaat GGAAGTTCCAACTACCTCTTGAATCCCTGCCTCATGATACCAGAAGTGGACTTTCCGCCAGAGAACGCCGCCGAACTGGTGGGCAGCCAAAAGTTCCAGAAGCCCATCTGGTTTACACCCTCCGTGGATACAGCCTACTCCCGCGGGGATCCGCAGGCGTATCCGGAGATCTCCAGCAGTGCCTGCCGCCAGGCGATGCGCAAGGTGATGTGCGGCATGCTGCGCCTGGCCGGCTTCACCGACTGTTCCGAGTCGGCGGTGCAGCTGTTGACGGATGCCACCGAGGAGTTTCTGCGCAGCTTCATCGGCGAGTATCGCGGCTACTATGACAGTCAGCCACGGCTGCAAAAGTCCACGGTGCTGCAGCTTGTGCCCCTGGAGCGCGCCCATGTTGCCCTAACGGGCACCTCGCTCACCCAGGTGCACAACTACTACAAGCACAAGGTGCTGGCCAGGAATCGCGTCGAGATCGGCGAGTTCAATAGCGTGCTGCAGGAGTACGACAAACTAATGAAGGAGAGCCAGAGCAGCATGCAGAAGCAGCACAACGAGTTCAACGGCCACGACTTCCTCAACATCCTGGACAACAGCGCCACCGGCAGCAGCCAGAGCATAGGCGGCAATTTGGCCATGGGCGATATGCTGCAGGATCTCGGCGGAAGCACGGGCTCCAGTGGCACAGTCAGCTCTCAGCAGATGCTGTACGGCCTGCTCGATGGCCAGATTTCGTCCAATACCTCCAACATGACCGGGACCAGTGGCAATGGCAGCACGGGCggcaatgggaatggcaatggcGCCACGGTTAGCAACTTTCACGCCACTTTTGAGACgtga